tcgaaaagcaaaaaaaaggcaaatttgcattacatgtatatgtccatgtacacatacatacatgcactttctgttctgaaatagtttctttgaaaaaaattttgacctttatttaatcatatgtatgagcatttccttatatacacatgggaagagagaagactgttagtcatataaaatataatataaaatataatataaaaataattttccttttcacttaaaatgacctgacatgagcaaacacatatttaattctttctgggagtcaggttgactaaagaaaggcattttgattagtttttaggcatgatgtattcccagaggactctcactcctgggtttattttaaacctgaaaatctgtgacGTGTAAGGATGACAGTGTTAACCCTTGCTGTGGAACCATCGTCTATGCCAGCAGATGACTGAGTCTGTTTGTGCATGCTGCTctgtggctgcccttggccaccactaagtctgagtatcgggtgaaagcctggagatttagatGAACAGCAAGATGCCTGgttcactttctgagagaatgactctcacctttattgtggagcagcctaaaatacaaacttacaaaaaccccaggtgaaagggttcacaacagaaTATTGATGCTAGTAGGGCGAGGTCAGATAAAGAGGGATTACAcatggttatgctggaaaacaactcagagaccctgtggtatctgggtcccaacatctcccccttctttatatataacaaaacaattaacAAGGAAGAACTATAAGATTTCAAGCATTCTATCTATTACTAGCTAACTTCACCATCAAAAACcatagaaagataatatataaactctagaaatgacagacacatcttgcttcccagacagtcacccaaaggttcttggtaatgttggggcatccatttttagcctacaggtcacaatgtgtctgacagacttctcagcaaagcaggaaattctaaactgtccacctacattggcagtttgtcagtcaccttttttctgtgtcctgtagaatatctggcagactcctCCAAGAACCTGGAACAATTTTTTGatgtccatcttgtttcagcagtcactttcctgtgggcactgcatgtccagtgtataaagcaacagtcaaacaattcaggcaagagcagcttcttacccaaatggctactTTGCCACatcaaaggcaaactttatttgttcgATGCCCATattcctctcagatgtaactgCTGTGCAGGAGaatttgtgtctcactgtcaagaaaaaccctaaaccatttaaatgtcatgtaTTCCTTATgtctttgaatggtttgaagaatatctatatatctagaaatcctaactaatatcaacaaaggaagatccattccaatacaaagtatcaacaaatgaggatccattcctatacaaagtatcatttctatatcatagtcCTGTTTTTTGCTTAAAAAAGTGATTGagtgtgaccactaccatttctaactgaccaaatttaaatgaaaacaaatataaggatcacctgggccactgcttcatggggtcctgtcccatgaaaccataccagtatggaaagaatccacagctcttcaccctccattgaataaaagcagaaattttttCCCacgtaacctgtactttaacaactgttgctccttccctagtaattaaatgatttaaagacaacacaatggcattcttttgttaacagtcacacatttacaatcacacttcatataTACACGTGTGGCcataccatacatacagaacGTTTATACATCTTTTGACTAAAACTCACAAATGAGAGGAGATGTCAGGGGAAGACCATCCTAACAATAGTTTGGCCTCTTTGGAAGATCTTCAGGACTGtcgcatctttgtccattcctgtatggacTTTTGTAGGAACTGGGtctattctttatctatttggacatattctcctttctcatctggtgTGACAATGATGTGGATGACTTGTGGTGAGGTCGCAGGGAGAGCGCCTGGAAGTGCAGGGCTATGTAATtggcattgccagtactcttttttggagctgggttgttagtgccactgggtacagtggatgaagacattgggttctgcatagggacacagttctcctcactgtctcgagagtctgtattggagatggaacagCAGTACTGGGAAGaccttgggttaaaggtgtggttgaacgtggaccaagacttggtgacaaatgaTTTGAAAGtgagctcattgatgacagtgttgttactcaggtcaaggggtactgactttgctttttggccAAGCTTGAGGATCTCACTTCCTCGGCTGGTAAAGTAATGGGGCATTTtgctcatggggatgtcagaacctgggtttatgGGCATATAATTGCAATCAGAGCTGGCACTATCTGATTGACCCACAACAGTCTTTTCTAGtgatttagcagaccagcaggcagtttcttcacATCGTGTTGGATACTTGTAGGCAATGATTGGAGGTCTCTTTTGAGGGCTGCCCCTGCAAGGTGTCTTGGCGTGTGGTGGGGAAGCTGAGTCCCCTGAGAGGTCTCCAAATTCCTCACACAGGGTGTTTCTGGGTGCCTTGAACGTGTACATAGCCTCACTATCTGCCACAGACCCTGCTCGGAGCAGGGGCTGACTGGAGCTTCTGAATTCGGCTGGAAAAGAGCAGAGATTATGACTGACTAAAGAAAGGTTTCTCATggtgtcagtgctctctttagtttgactgaAACCCCAGATCAttcagatgctctggacccacctattcctgtcagcctctgtctcagccaccaggtagaaggtgtgctcattgATAATGATataaacctcttttggagctcttgtttgttgaaggtcagggctaCATCCAGCTGCgtacagaagtttaggttgatgatcccCAGGGATCATCTTGCAGTGTTCATTCTTCTTGCAGTGTTCGTTctattctagaacatctgggtcaccacacATATCACCCCGCCGCAGGATGAACCagcgtttcttccaagcatagtaccccaactttttctcaggaactgatttctccagccagcctgtgcacaccacatcagtTTCGTCTGACTGGAGCCCACAGCAGGCTCCAGTGGACAAGGGCACAGGATGCTGGGTCACCTGGCTACAGGTGGGCAgttcatggaggagggattcaTCAGAGGCagatttcctggatttctttaataattttcttagcattattgcttaatccaaagttaaaatgaattcttaccagtaccttgtctctttaaactttctctgtgtgattgactgtgatctctattccaatccaactctcttaggagttgaggtacctattttccaGTATCATTTGCAACCCACcatcacaactccttacttgcttgccAGCATTCTCAGGGTATCCCTTCTTTTGTGTTCTCAGTGGGACCTCAATTTGTGGctctcttggccaccactaagtctgatTATCagacaaaagcctggagatttggatgaaccacaagatgccTGGTTCAGTTTCTGCGAGAATGTTCCTCACTTTtttgtgaagcagccttgtatacaaacttccaaaatcccaggtcaaagggttcacatcatGATCCTAGTGGGGCAAggttaggaaaacaggaggtacctgtggttatgctggaaaacaactttaagagaccctgtgggggctgggtcccaacacccaATGAGTCATTAGATGGCTGAAACATATTAGCAGGAACCAGGAACACACTACACTCAGGAACCCAAATTGGGGCCTCACCATcctgtgtgaaaacacaaacagaacccaCGGCCCACACCAAAATTGTATCTGGCCCTTTTGAAACGCCTGAGAGAAGGTCTCTCCAATTAACCAAACgtcttttctgtgcagtggaccACCAATGACGGTCTGCTGTGGAGTATCCAGAATcatccacaattaaaaaatttaagatagaaaataagtggTAGAGTTAGGGAAGACAAGGTCCccctcaaggtcccccttctttactttaactaAATAGGCTTATAAAGTGTGGTGGgcatgttccacaatagcctgtccttgggggttgtaaggaataccagttttGGGGGTAATTTCAAAACCTTGACAAAATTGACTGAAACATCTTGTGACATAagcagggccattatcagtcttacTTTATTTTGGGACCCCAATGTAAGCAAAAGCCTGTAGACAGtggcttttaacatcttttacctTTTTCACCAGAATGGGCAGTGGCAAATATTAGTCTAGAAAAAGTATCTACAGAAACATAATCAAATTTCAATTTACCAAAGGATGGCACATCCATCTTCCACAGGTGATTGGGCAACAGTCCTCGGGAATTAACTGCCAAGTAAGGCACTGGAAAAAATTCCACACAAAGAGGtcaatttttaactatttaaacaaCTTGTTCCTTGGTTATCCCATTATGAAATCGTTAAGAACCCTGAGCTGAGATGAAAGCACTTATGTAAGGGTTGTGTTCTAGTGAGCTCtttgtgaaactgcaatgatttggGTATACCTGCTGgccatgtgatttctttcactgagacATCCTGGCAAATGGGTATGGGCCCTAAGATGTCACACAAATACAGGTTCACTCCGTTGCTatagcagaccctgtatctgtaacaaactctCTTGTACTCTGGAGATAGTGGCAAAATAGGCAGGCATCTCCAAGTATTGGACAATTTGAGCTAGATATTGACTATAAGTATAGATGGTAatgcttccctgaggaagagttgtggagccatggccaaggctaaaatTTTGGCCATTTGTGCAGAAGCTGCAGCAAATATGGCTATCTTAATGATAGGATAAGATACAACTATAGCTGTCCTTTTTGAAGAACCCTCTGTGAAAACCATTCACCCCTTGGAAATAGGCTGAGACCATATCTTTGGAAAAATGAAAGGATGtatctcaaaaaaggaaaccagattattggatgggtaataattatcaaaatctctctgggtagcagagagaaagATGCTCAAATCATAACTATTACTTTgtagccactctatttgttgacGGGATAAACGTGTAACAACCTGATCTGGCTCCTTACCAAAAGTCTGCAAAGCAATCTTTTGCTCTTTAAATAGGAGTGCAAttatagcttggggataggatACCACTGATTTCCATGGGGAGACTGAGAATGAAGTCAAAGAATAGGAGTCTCTTGCCAAAAAACTCCTGTAGGAgaatgagcagaacaaaacactaataattttaaaggctgaaCATCATCTATATTAATCCAAATTTGCTccttctaaggccttttcaatcaAATGAATGCACTTCCCTCCTCAAGTAGTGAGACTCGAGGGgagttgggatctgaatcacCTTGTAATATATTAAAGAGAAAGCCTTTTTGAACAGTCTAACTACACTTATGAAGGATGATAAACTCTAGGACATGCTAAATGTCAATCAAGGGAAGTCCATAAATCTGTGATTCCAAAGTCTTAGGTCTCAATGCAGCTGTAATTACTAATTAATTCACTCAATGCCTAGAAGAAAAAGAGCAGAGATGGATCAAAAGCTTCACTACTCCGGGTCACACAATGCTCACAGCTGGTAAGAGAATTAGCATGTAATCAACTGCATGCACCAAACCCCGGGAAGACAGTCTCAGGTCTTTAGTCTCTTCCACATCCATTGCTAGTTGAAGTCCAAAAGCCAGGGAATACTGGCACTTAGAGAAAAGAGGTTTccactgtcattttaaaataaacatttaagataAAAGATGAAAGTTTGCacgaacagaaaaaaaatagcattagGTAAAGCTAAAACAAATGCTAATAATTTAGTGTAATGTACAAAAATTACCACTTTTACTTGAGTACGCCTTAAGAAAAAAGTACAAATTGGATTTACATAATTATACACTTTGactttgactttgttctttttcttctttttaccatctttgctcatcttttctttatgttttcgAATTTCTCGGACTAATGTATAGAAGGCATCATCAACACCCAGATTACATTACAATGCATTTTTTAATCTTCACCCTGCCAGGagtcttttcttctttgctgatttttttcaatCTGTTCTGTCGGATCTCTCTCACCAATGTATAAAAAGCATCCTCCACTCTCTGTCTTGTCTTTGCTGAGGTTTCAATAAATGGAATCCCATAACTTCCTGCTAAGTCCTGAGCCTGTTTTGTGTCTACTGTTCTAGAAGGCAAATCACATTTATTCCCTACTAGGACCATAGGCACATCTTCAGAGTCTTTTACTCTTTTAATTTGTTCTCTATAATGGTGAATAGCTTCAAATGATTTAGTATTATTCATGGcaaatacacaaagaaagcccTCCCCAGTCTTCATGTACTGGTCCCTCATTGCACTGTACTCCTCTAGACCTGCTGTGTCGAGAATATCCAAGTGACAGATTTCTCTATCAATTACTACTTGCTTCCTATAGGAGTCCTCTATTGTAGGATCATATTCATCCACAAAGAGATTCTGAATTAGCTGTATCGTCAAGGCACTCTTGCCTACGCCATCAGCTCCAACTACCACAAGTTTATACTCAGTCATTTTCAGCAGGCCTCTACCGGCCGCGTGCCACACCTCAGGTCTCTTGCTGGCTCTCTCCAGGTACGAAATGTCGCGGGAGCCAGACTCTGGGCAAGCCGCcgccttcctcctccccctccactgCCGTCTCAGCTGCAGAATGGCAAcattagtaatttttaaactagGTCTGATCCAATTAATATCACCCAGAAACCTCTGAAAACCATTTAAAGTTTGAAGGTTGTCCAGCCAAAGACTAATCTTTTGAGGGTGCACCCCATTTGCCACAACCAAGCATGTCTTAGGTttggctccctcactgaccttcttatttccctgcatagcagaagtaataacttgtcccataatgtggtgtctatctatatctctacaaatgcGAATGTGATCATTGAGGCTTTTGGCCTTGTGAGGTGGTAAAGCGTCTTTACAATACTTGCTGGCATTTTTTAAAGCTAGTTTTCTAAATATAGACATGACATTATCGGTATCCCCAAATATGCAGCCTGAAAGCAGGTGCtgagatctgtgcatatacagctggATCGTAAAGAATTTGCTGACCTAGGTCTGCATAGGCTCCCGTACCAGTAAgcatttctgagttcttttcagGGAAACTGGCAGCTGTCTTGCGCTGTACCATTTGGATACATAGCTCTTCAAATTCACCTCTCCAAATCAAATAACCTCCCCTGGACAGCACAGCTGGACATAATTGTTGCCAATCACTGGGCGTGGAATTCAAGGCCACAGAGAATTAAAAAATGGTCAGAGTAATAAAAGGTACATGAGTCCTGTAAGCCATAACTgcctctttcagctgtttaatatccTTATAATTAAGAGGGGAATGCTCTCACAGATTCTGGTCTTGGGGAGCAACTATCTCTATGATTGAGAACATCACTGGGCGACTCTGCTTTTCAGGAAAGCCCAAAGGGAAACAGAGAGCACTAGAATTATGAGCAGGAGGATGAGActcaagggaacatttttttaGCTTATGTTATAATTTAACATAcctttccatttcttccctttccttagtCTAATCCCCTGAATATGAGGGAGAGGGCCCAAAAGAAGTGTCATTAGAAGCTTGAAGTGACATAACAGGTTCTGAGCCTCTGTGGAAGGCAGCCTGGGCTTCCTTAACCTGCTTTTTCAATTCCACAGTATtactaagaagtgcttctttgacaagagggcacagagaaaaagtaacagttggtatggcattcggcccatctctgtgtaatgccctttgcaggtctatcctcacctgctccccatcacCAATACTaaagattaaaaaccaagggctgaactcatgtacagtttttaaaacgTCTGTTGCTGTCTTGTACTTAATACTGGTGCCCTGCTTATTGGACAATTGGACCAATTGGTTccccataagagagtaagaactagctgcacccatcttcaatacacctgttccttaccttaatgctggcAAGTCTTCCCGGTTGATCCTTCAgtgtctccccttctttcccaAATCTTGGTGAGAACTCTAATTGTCGTAATAGGCAGCTCTACCACCTTCTCATGGATTCGGGCAAGGGAATCTGACGATTACATAAAGACAATCTAGACAGTCACTCTTGCAAAGAGAAGGctttttatttcaaaggggagtaGGCTTATATACAAACAGCAGCCCCAGTGTAAATTTATTCAGATCAAGGTCCATGCCGCCAATCGCCCCCTCAATGGgcagataatttgcattcttgcataaaGGCCTATGCAGAAGCAGGGAActaggaagtaaacacctagtcaCAAGATAGACAGTGGACCCTGAGGGCACTGTGGGTCACTCTTAGTTACAACAAGAACAGTAGACCCTAAAGAGGTccccaacaggatttctctgtgtagccttagctgtcctggatatacctctgtagaccaggctagactcaaattcaaggagttctgcctgcctctgcttcccaagtgctgggtttaaaggcatgtgccaccaccgctcagtTAAAATGTTATGTACTTTTTATTTCGTgagctttggtgttttgcctgaatgtatgtttgtgtgagggtgctgggtcccttggagctggagttgcagatggttgtccATAGTTATTCCATGTaaaaggactggagaaatggctcagaggttaagagaactggctgttctttagaagtcctgagttcaattcccagcaaccacatggtggctcacaaccatctgtaatgtgttccagtgccctctcctagtATGCAGGGCAGGCACATATGCAGGGAGAATGCTAtacacagaagaaataaatacttttaaaaaacatcccatctaccttgtgcctctgggttttttacctttctctattctctatctctttctttccttcttactcttttgatggctgtgtggctgtcccctggtgttctctctcccccttttctcttctttcccttttcctttccctcttcttctaattattctctctgcccaccagccctgtctatccctctctcctccctagctattgacagttcagtcctttattagaccagtcaggcaTGTTGGGCCGGAAAAGAAACACAGCTTAacagggttaaacaaatgcaacataaaagaatgtaacacatcttcaactaatatcccataagagctgtgagctgccatgtgagtattgggaattgaacctgggtcctctgcaagaggtacCCGTGCCCTtaatagctgaaccatctctccaacccaataaaataataattttaaaaaatagaaaaaagaggccggttgttggtggtgcacgcctgtagtcccagcactcgggaggcagaggctggctgatctctgcaagttcgagcccagcctggtctacacaaagagagagaggagagggagagagagagagagagagagagagagagagagagagagagagagacagagagagatttgaTAGCAGGGGTCCAAAATGTGGCAGCACAGCAGATAAAGGCATTGGCTATCAAGGCTGGTGAAAAAGTTCAACCCCCTGAGGTAGTTCAACCATTCATTATTCAGGAAGGAAAAGCATGATCTCCACATATATAATCATTAGTTCTAGGACCAAAGGCTTGAGACATatgccagtcttgtttgttttagccaaTAAAAAGTCTTACTAGAAAGTACCTGTAGGGTCTGGTGAGATGGTTCCTCTGGTAAAGGtacagacaacctgagtttattGCCTGGCTCCCAcactgtgaaaggagagactctTGCAAGCTGTAGTGGAACAATGCCCAAAAGGGCTCctgcattaattagaaaagacccacaggggctggagggatggctctgtgctgaggagcacttgctgctgtgcatgtgcacaggtatAGACCAcgaaatatttttgagacagcgtccCATTGTATATCTCTGACtaacctggaatttgatatgtagaccaggctgacctccaactcacagaaatctgcctgcatctgcctcctcagtgttagaatcaaaggtgtgagccaccatgcccaactcacacaaaataatttttaaatgcaatttgAAAATCCTGAATATATTTATGTAACCAAATACTTGTAACATCATATTGGCACCTTGGacaggtatttttgtttgttcatttgtttactttttagatagggtttctctgtgtagccctggatattctagaattcactctgtatcaCAGGATGGCCTTGTATGCACAGAGATCTctgtcttgtctctgtctcctggatgctgggatcaaaggtgtgctccaccatcgCCAGGCATTGAACAGCTTGTCTCTTGCTTTctttggggggatgggagggtgctgggaataaaacccaggaccttgctCACAATAGGCAAGAGCcctacaactgagctacagctAGAGCCCCTGTCTTGTTGAGCCAGAGCCTCACTATACACCCAGTCAAGTCTAAtggaacatcctcctgcctctgtctaccatgtgCTGGTGGgcgtcacaggtgtgtgccacacagctTCCTGAGAATACTGAACTCTGAAGACAGGGGCAGAGGATAGATTCCATGTCCCCAGGAAATCCCCCATCATGCTTACCAGCTGGCTTTTACACAGGCTGAAGATCTGCCACCTCAGCTAGGCTGCCTGTGAAGATctggcctccagcctcagcctggaCCAGACCCTGACTGAGCTGGAACTGGGCCTAAACAACCTTGGTGATCCCAGGGTGATTCTGCTGTGTGAGGGCCTCAGGCACCCAGACTGCAAACTGCAGACCCCCTGGTGACTGCAGTTCCTGATTCAGCATGCTTGCCCTGACTTCTCTGTCCATGGAGGCTGTGGGCCCACTCATTTCCTCACCAGCTCTAGCTACAGAAATTTGATGTCAACTTTTCCTGCCACGGGGTCTTTACACACACATCACTGACACCACTGAAACGGCTCTTCTGTTCTGCTGAACATTTAGTTTCCAGGggaggtactggagagatggctcagttgttgaaagcactggctgcttttccagaggtcctgagttcaattcccagcgaccacatgatggctcacaaccttttctaatgagatcttgtgccctctgctggcctgcaggcatacatgccagcagaacactgtatacatacatatatacacatatacatacatttacatacatacatacat
Above is a genomic segment from Cricetulus griseus strain 17A/GY unplaced genomic scaffold, alternate assembly CriGri-PICRH-1.0 unplaced_scaffold_396, whole genome shotgun sequence containing:
- the LOC113837960 gene encoding GTPase KRas-like, whose amino-acid sequence is MTEYKLVVVGADGVGKSALTIQLIQNLFVDEYDPTIEDSYRKQVVIDREICHLDILDTAGLEEYSAMRDQYMKTGEGFLCVFAMNNTKSFEAIHHYREQIKRVKDSEDVPMVLVGNKCDLPSRTVDTKQAQDLAGSYGIPFIETSAKTRQRVEDAFYTLVREIRQNRLKKISKEEKTPGRVKIKKCIVM